The Planctomycetia bacterium sequence AAACGGAGCAGGCCGATCAGTGCGCCGAGTTGGTGCAGCTCGAAAAGCTGTACGCCCACGTCGCCGCGCAACACGCGCCGGGCGCCGAACCCGATCCCAGCGCGGAACGCATGCAAGCCCTGCAAAAAGAGTTGGACCAAGCCATCTCGCAAGAAGCCTTCGAAGAAGCAGCCCGGCTCCGCGACGAAATCCGCAAACTCTCCGACGACGCACCGTAAGTGGGAATGTCGAATCAAATCCGAATGACGGAATGACGAAAGGCTGTCATTCGACATTCGAGCTTCGATATTCGACATTTCATCACTTGATCTCGAACTCGTAGAGCTCCGCCATCGCTTCCGGCGATTTTCCGCGCAGGCGGTGGCAGCGTTCGTAGAGCGACTTCGGGTCAACGACGCCCAGGCTGGCCAGCAGTTGAAACTTGTGGCTGAGCAGTTGTTCCAGGTCGTCGCCTGGATAACGCGCGTGGCCGGCGGGATACATGACAAGGCCGCTGGATAGGCGCCCTAGATCCGTATGCTCGATTTCGAGCGACGTCGGAATGCCGTCCGGGTACTTGGCGTCGAATTCCGGCCCGCCGTGCGCGAACTCGATCCGATCGATCAGCCGTCGGGTGAGCGGATCCACGAGCGCCGCGTCGGCGTAGTCGGCTGGCATCAACATCAATTCCTTCCAACCGACGGCACGGAGCGTCAGCGCTTTGCGCAGCAGCGTGGCCACGATATAGACCATCGAGTGATCCGCGCTTTGCCGCGTGCGCGGGTCGCGTTTGGCGGGATCGCCGATAATGCCGAAGGCCGGTTGATAGATTCTGATCCGCAGTTTTTCGATTTTCGCTTCATCCGCCAGCAACGCCGGATGACGCTGCAACAGATCGATCAACCCTTGGATCGCTCCAGCGGATTGATGTTCGTACAGGCCAAGCTTGAAATGCATCCCGCGCACGGCGAAATCGTCGCCGGCGACGGCAAAGGTTAGATCGAAAGGGCTTTCCTGTTTTGCTTTCGGCGGCTCAAACAAGCAGAAGATCGCCTCGGGGTTGCGAAAAATATCGGCTGGCCCGACGAACCCGCGCAGCGCACGGCGGATGCTGACGATGGCCATTTCTGTGCTCAACGCCGCGGAAGCGCCCTTCGAATCGGAAAGTTGCTTGCCGGCGCGGATTGCGCGGAACGGAATGTAATGCGCGACCAGTAATCCGATGGCTGACTCAATCTGCTCCGGCGTGGCGCCCAGTAGCGCGCCGTAGACCGCGGCCGAGGCGATCGCGCCATGCACAACATGGTCGATCTTGTGGTCCTTCAAACTGAACACTTCGGCCAGCCGGCCGCGAATTTCATCCAACAGCAACATCGCGAGCGCCGCGCGGTCGCCGTCGATCGAAACCTGTTGCGCCGCCGCGACGACGACCGGATAGAAGTCGTTGTGGCCGAACTCACCGGCGGTGTGACCCAGCCGAGGGTTGTAACCGAAGTTCGTGCCGTTCGAGTCCCATTCACGCGCCGCCGCGCAGTTCGCGGCGATCGCCTTTTCCGGCTGCACGCGCGTATGGGAACCAAAGCAACTGGCGCCGGGCTGACCGTCGGCGACGCGATATTCCAGCGCCTCGTCCCGTAACACGTTTGGCGCATTGGTTCTCAAGGCGAGCGCCGAGACGGCGCAAGCCACGCTGTCGAGATGGAATCGCTCCACGTCCCGGCGCGCCAGCTCGCCCGGCGCGCCAAGTTTTCCATTCAGAAAGTCCAGCGCGAATCGCCCCAGGCCGAGCGCCTGATTCGAGTCGCGCGGCAAGGTGATCGTGTCAACGGGCATGGCGAGTTCGCTTGGTCATCCAGATAGATCGAGTTGCGTGCCGCATTCGCCGGTCGCATCCCGGGATTTCCGTTCCAGGGCGGCGGCCTGTTCCTGTGCTTTTTCCTGTTCAGACTTCGGCTGTGCTGCGCCCTCCCAAAGCCGTCGGCCGTCGGCGTCCCGGTCCGAAGCTTCGTGTTCCTGATCTGTGACGCCGATGCCGGCGGCCTGTTCGGCCTTCAATTCCCCGGCGACGCGACGTTCCAGTTGCACGCTGTCTTGCTGAGCGCGCTCGACGTCGCTCCCGCGCGACTGCGCGAGCGACGATCCCGCCAGCGATGCCGCGACCGAAACCATGGGTCCTACGCTCATGGCACACCTCCTGCTGAAACAAGTGTCGCCATCGTTGCCTTTCGCACCGCGAAAGGGCGCCCTTTCGCGGTGCGAAAGGCGACTGTGACTGCTCGATTCTCAAGCCTAGGTGTCGGAGCACAGGTGTCAAATCAACTTATCGGAACAACCCCCATAGCCGGGACGATTCCGCGCCTTCGCGCCGCGCCGCGCCGGTGCCGGGGGCCGGCACCGTGGTCGCCGCGCCGGCCAGCGGCACTTGCAGGTCGGATTGCAATTGTTGCAGGAACTCGTTTACGCCG is a genomic window containing:
- a CDS encoding MmgE/PrpD family protein, whose amino-acid sequence is MPVDTITLPRDSNQALGLGRFALDFLNGKLGAPGELARRDVERFHLDSVACAVSALALRTNAPNVLRDEALEYRVADGQPGASCFGSHTRVQPEKAIAANCAAAREWDSNGTNFGYNPRLGHTAGEFGHNDFYPVVVAAAQQVSIDGDRAALAMLLLDEIRGRLAEVFSLKDHKIDHVVHGAIASAAVYGALLGATPEQIESAIGLLVAHYIPFRAIRAGKQLSDSKGASAALSTEMAIVSIRRALRGFVGPADIFRNPEAIFCLFEPPKAKQESPFDLTFAVAGDDFAVRGMHFKLGLYEHQSAGAIQGLIDLLQRHPALLADEAKIEKLRIRIYQPAFGIIGDPAKRDPRTRQSADHSMVYIVATLLRKALTLRAVGWKELMLMPADYADAALVDPLTRRLIDRIEFAHGGPEFDAKYPDGIPTSLEIEHTDLGRLSSGLVMYPAGHARYPGDDLEQLLSHKFQLLASLGVVDPKSLYERCHRLRGKSPEAMAELYEFEIK